One part of the Stigmatopora argus isolate UIUO_Sarg chromosome 8, RoL_Sarg_1.0, whole genome shotgun sequence genome encodes these proteins:
- the zbtb7a gene encoding zinc finger and BTB domain-containing protein 7A: MSSGAGGRGGRRLRWTATSGGRGVAGEAEEGPVGIPFPEHSADILGSLNKQRLSGLLCDVLLITQDREFPAHRSVLASCSSYFHKLFTSGAAADQRNVYNIDFVAAEALGALLDFAYTATLTVSHTSVADILAAARLLEIPPAQDVCTHLLDTKVLSPPAGSEQRNEDEEKARGGERANQVLAREFLEYFQRGAHWSSSCSTPELRDLPTHLHFNHGNGGTPSNGTPGHPGEYYSPPALPLAQPPVHEAEEEDEEEEDDEDAQAVQGNGISMGSYFYPPSHNGHFYLPPEARSGHEAPEMEEEALELTTRERSSASALLQHMMDAIERQKQRGLTGEDPGDGDDHDMEFYYNYFNSSHLEGTPSPAVTPNVPPLWLSRGDGGHDRVGGRERGVGERGGGGERKMRSKAFQKCPICSKVIQGAGKLPRHIRTHTGEKPYECAICKVRFTRQDKLKVHMRKHTGEKPYLCTQCGAAFAHNYDLKNHMRVHTGLRPYQCSSCFKTFVRSDHLHRHLKKDGCNGIPSRRGRKPRVREPGLPDAPAGLLSPGSDAALEPHVIKGRQLSEALKSEMEEADSRSPPFAGGAGP; encoded by the exons ATGTCGTCCGGAGCCGGCGGGAGGGGAGGCAGACGGCTCAGGTGGACGGCGACCAGCGGGGGCCGAGGAGTTGCCGGAGAGGCCGAAGAGGGCCCCGTGGGCATCCCCTTCCCCGAGCACAGCGCCGACATCCTGGGCAGCCTCAACAAGCAGCGGCTGAGCGGCCTGCTGTGTGACGTTCTGCTGATCACGCAGGACCGGGAGTTCCCGGCGCACCGCTCCGTCCTGGCGTCCTGCAGTTCCTATTTCCACAAGCTGTTCACCTCGGGGGCGGCCGCCGACCAACGCAATGTCTACAACATTGACTTTGTGGCAGCCGAGGCCCTCGGAGCGCTGCTGGACTTTGCCTACACGGCCACGCTGACCGTCAGCCACACCAGCGTGGCCGATATCCTCGCGGCCGCACGCCTCCTCGAGATCCCACCCGCTCAGGACGTCTGTACACACTTGCTGGACACCAAAGTGCTCTCCCCGCCG GCGGGCAGCGAGCAAAGAAACGAAGACGAGGAGAAGGCTAGAGGAGGCGAACGCGCAAACCAGGTGCTGGCTCGGGAGTTCCTGGAGTACTTCCAGAGAGGGGCGCATTGGAGCAGCAGCTGCAGCACGCCGGAGCTCAGGGACCTGCCCACGCACTTGCACTTTAACCACGGCAACGGCGGGACCCCCAGCAACGGCACTCCCGGACACCCCGGTGAGTACTACTCCCCGCCGGCCCTCCCTTTGGCCCAGCCCCCCGTCCACGAAGCAgaagaggaagacgaggaggaagaggacgacgAGGACGCGCAAGCGGTGCAGGGCAACGGAATAAGCATGGGCTCTTATTTTTACCCACCCTCCCACAACGGGCACTTCTACCTCCCCCCCGAGGCCCGGTCGGGCCACGAGGCGCCAGAGATGGAAGAGGAAGCCTTGGAACTGACGACGAGGGAGAGGAGTTCGGCCAGCGCCCTCTTGCAGCATATGATGGACGCCATCGAGAGGCAGAAGCAGCGCGGGTTGACCGGCGAGGATCCGGGCGACGGGGACGACCACGACATGGAATTTTACTACAATTACTTTAACAGCAGTCATCTGGAGGGCACGCCGTCCCCCGCCGTGACGCCCAACGTGCCGCCACTGTGGTTGTCGCGGGGCGACGGCGGCCACGACAGAGTCGGCGGAAGAGAGAGGGGCGTCGGCGAGAGAGGCGGCGGAGGGGAGAGGAAGATGCGCTCCAAGGCCTTTCAGAAGTGCCCCATTTGCTCCAAGGTCATTCAGGGGGCAGGCAAGCTACCCCGCCACATCCGAACGCACACGGGGGAGAAACCCTACGAGTGCGCCATCTGCAAAGTACGCTTTACCAG GCAGGACAAGCTCAAGGTTCACATGCGGAAGCATACAGGAGAGAAGCCTTACCTTTGTACGCAATGCGGCGCCGCCTTTGCGCACAACTACGACCTGAAGAACCACATGCGGGTTCACACCGGCTTACGCCCTTACCAGTGCTCCAGCTGCTTTAAGACATTCGTCCGCTCGGACCACCTGCACCGCCACCTCAAGAAAGACGGCTGTAACGGCATCCCGTCTCGCCGGGGTCGCAAGCCTCGGGTGCGAGAGCCCGGGCTCCCGGACGCCCCCGCGGGTCTCCTGAGCCCCGGCTCGGACGCCGCTCTGGAGCCTCACGTCATCAAGGGACGCCAGCTCTCGGAAGCTCTCAAGTCCGAGATGGAGGAGGCCGACTCGCGCAGCCCGCCATTTGCAGGAGGGGCTGGACCCTGA